In a genomic window of Amycolatopsis japonica:
- a CDS encoding MAB_1171c family putative transporter, giving the protein MSWLISAALICCLLGGLIWKGYQLSRQPWNLPLQGIVGFLAFALIGRILRDVVGDASLVRGGPVWSAVAWHAPTSAAVLSLLFFFDAATLPRQVAKRRTRRNVLVLLAAEVVMIGAAILAPAPMSIPYMSVIYFAANAFMGCALAACAISALRYARQAERRLALGLRVAAVGFALTAVTSGIFAAIDVEYWFTGTLFMNIIGVNGTLSFTGIVAIVVGLLYPAARMRLTAIRIWWRQRQAYQALGPLWTALHHAFPEDEFLRASTTPWDSLRVWDVHRRYYRRMIECRDGLVRISPRVAKLREDHPANTPLSDLIAEALQGSPVDGEHQRAVPLAIPETNSAHDEVDELVALSRAFAATRSATSGRAA; this is encoded by the coding sequence ATGAGCTGGCTCATCAGCGCCGCACTGATCTGCTGCCTCCTCGGCGGCCTCATCTGGAAGGGCTATCAGCTCAGCAGGCAACCCTGGAACCTCCCCCTACAAGGCATCGTCGGCTTCCTCGCCTTCGCGCTCATTGGGCGCATCCTGCGTGACGTCGTCGGCGACGCGTCGCTCGTGCGCGGGGGCCCGGTGTGGTCCGCCGTCGCATGGCACGCTCCCACGTCGGCCGCCGTTCTCTCCCTGCTGTTCTTCTTCGATGCGGCGACGCTGCCTCGACAGGTGGCCAAACGCCGCACCCGTCGCAACGTGCTGGTCCTCCTCGCCGCCGAAGTCGTCATGATCGGTGCCGCCATCCTGGCGCCGGCGCCGATGTCCATCCCGTACATGTCGGTCATCTACTTCGCCGCGAACGCATTCATGGGCTGCGCGCTGGCCGCCTGTGCAATCTCAGCACTGCGCTACGCGCGCCAGGCCGAGCGGCGACTGGCCCTGGGACTCCGCGTCGCGGCTGTCGGCTTCGCACTGACAGCCGTAACCAGCGGAATATTCGCAGCGATCGACGTGGAGTACTGGTTCACTGGAACCCTGTTCATGAACATCATCGGCGTGAACGGGACGCTGTCGTTCACCGGCATCGTCGCGATCGTGGTCGGCCTTCTCTATCCGGCGGCCCGCATGCGACTGACCGCCATACGTATCTGGTGGCGGCAACGTCAGGCCTACCAAGCACTTGGGCCGTTGTGGACAGCGCTACACCACGCGTTCCCTGAAGACGAATTTCTCCGCGCCTCCACCACGCCGTGGGACTCCCTCCGCGTATGGGACGTGCACCGGCGCTACTACCGGCGGATGATCGAATGCCGAGACGGACTCGTCCGAATCAGCCCACGCGTAGCGAAACTCCGCGAAGACCATCCAGCCAACACGCCGCTGTCAGACCTCATCGCCGAAGCCCTCCAGGGCTCCCCTGTCGACGGCGAGCATCAGCGGGCCGTCCCTCTCGCAATCCCGGAGACCAACTCGGCGCACGACGAGGTCGACGAACTCGTAGCGCTCTCACGTGCCTTTGCTGCCACACGTTCAGCTACTTCAGGGAGGGCCGCGTGA
- a CDS encoding SAF domain-containing protein has translation MTSTDSPARGDNATGEARPVSWLDSSGSPARSAARRGRQRRLPHLVAGVLLVVLCVGGAVWWMTSTQDRVPVLALAKPVPLGHVLTPADLRSIDVFAAPGVALIPADRAASVLGRPMATSLGAGTLLTPDAVGAAAIPAVGRAVVAVVVKPGQAPPELAAGAPVTVVVTAATAAGTSATGQAPGTSWRATVVGVTPAGTDQTTVVSLEIDTTAASQLAQVPAGQLALVMQPAGGER, from the coding sequence GTGACCAGTACCGACAGTCCCGCGCGCGGCGACAACGCGACCGGCGAAGCACGGCCTGTGTCGTGGCTGGATTCCTCGGGTTCACCGGCAAGGTCGGCCGCGCGTCGCGGTCGGCAGCGCCGGTTGCCGCATCTGGTGGCCGGGGTGCTGCTGGTGGTGCTGTGTGTCGGTGGCGCGGTGTGGTGGATGACCAGCACCCAGGACCGGGTTCCGGTGCTGGCGCTGGCGAAGCCGGTACCGCTCGGGCATGTGCTGACGCCCGCGGACCTACGCAGCATCGACGTGTTCGCCGCGCCGGGCGTGGCACTGATACCGGCGGATCGGGCGGCGAGCGTGCTGGGGCGGCCGATGGCGACCAGCCTCGGCGCGGGAACGCTGCTGACGCCGGACGCGGTGGGCGCTGCCGCGATCCCAGCGGTGGGCCGGGCGGTGGTCGCGGTCGTCGTGAAGCCGGGGCAGGCCCCGCCCGAGCTGGCCGCCGGAGCCCCGGTGACCGTCGTCGTGACCGCCGCCACCGCGGCAGGAACCTCGGCCACCGGACAAGCACCAGGAACGTCCTGGCGTGCCACGGTCGTCGGGGTCACCCCAGCAGGAACGGATCAGACCACCGTGGTGTCGCTGGAAATCGACACCACCGCGGCTTCACAGCTGGCTCAGGTCCCGGCCGGCCAGCTGGCGTTGGTGATGCAACCGGCGGGCGGTGAGCGGTGA
- a CDS encoding FAD-dependent monooxygenase — protein sequence MTHHAIIVGGGIAGSAAALALRKAGITAELYEARHDGGDYSGAALRLPRNGLNALRAIDAHDIVTEISYPVANTELSSGTGRHLGTVSFTGNEPNDIPRTMPRARLARVLRSAAADRGAAVTMNKRLIAATSRSDSVLATFDDGSTAEGTVLIGADGLNSTTRRLTFPAAPKPRYAGTHLVYGYAPASTAAPPSPDAFHIYWGRKATFGYTTAGGDIYWYANIASPEPLSTEEPRDTETWRKRLVKLFRRDRTPAVDIIRAATAILPSNTRTLDTMPTWRRDQLILIGDAAHAVPPATEQGAALALEDAVVLAQQLRSNEEAATALEAFEAVRRERVIRAGASRRSRTTHRRGTPRWIEQRSRDRRIAQAAQSGAMDPPAWLHDHKIVWD from the coding sequence GTGACCCATCACGCGATCATCGTCGGCGGCGGCATCGCTGGATCCGCAGCTGCCCTAGCTCTGCGCAAAGCCGGCATCACAGCCGAACTCTATGAAGCTCGGCACGACGGAGGCGACTACAGCGGAGCCGCGCTACGCCTTCCACGCAACGGTCTCAACGCCCTGCGCGCCATCGACGCACACGACATCGTCACCGAGATCTCCTACCCCGTCGCCAACACGGAACTCAGCTCAGGCACCGGCCGACACCTCGGCACGGTCTCCTTCACCGGCAACGAACCCAACGACATCCCCCGCACGATGCCCCGCGCCCGCCTCGCCCGCGTCTTGCGCTCCGCGGCCGCCGACCGCGGAGCGGCCGTCACCATGAACAAGCGCCTGATAGCCGCGACGAGCCGCTCCGACAGCGTCCTAGCAACTTTCGACGACGGATCCACAGCCGAAGGAACCGTGCTCATCGGCGCAGACGGACTCAACTCCACAACCCGCCGGCTGACCTTTCCCGCCGCACCAAAACCTCGCTACGCCGGAACCCACCTCGTCTACGGCTACGCCCCCGCGAGCACCGCCGCTCCTCCGTCGCCGGACGCCTTTCACATCTACTGGGGGCGGAAGGCGACGTTTGGCTATACAACCGCTGGCGGCGACATCTACTGGTATGCCAATATCGCCTCGCCAGAGCCACTATCTACGGAGGAACCGCGCGACACCGAAACCTGGCGCAAACGCCTCGTGAAGCTCTTTCGGCGCGACCGTACGCCAGCCGTGGACATCATCCGAGCCGCGACCGCCATCCTGCCCTCCAACACGCGCACCCTCGACACCATGCCGACATGGCGCAGAGACCAGCTCATCCTCATCGGCGACGCAGCCCACGCCGTCCCACCAGCTACAGAGCAAGGCGCCGCGTTAGCCCTCGAAGACGCAGTTGTTCTAGCTCAACAACTTCGCAGCAACGAAGAGGCAGCGACGGCACTCGAAGCCTTCGAGGCCGTGCGACGTGAAAGAGTCATTCGAGCTGGGGCTAGCCGCCGCAGCCGCACGACGCACCGACGCGGCACACCGCGGTGGATCGAACAGCGAAGCCGCGATCGCAGAATTGCCCAGGCAGCTCAAAGCGGCGCCATGGATCCACCAGCGTGGTTACACGACCACAAAATCGTTTGGGACTAA
- a CDS encoding helix-turn-helix domain-containing protein: MRQINSFAEAVHRLRRERGMSLGDVAAKARYSPSYLSKLLHGQRRLLPEVVRQIDTVLDAKGQLERLAEQQRSEGSAGGDKPMQLPADVPGFVGRTDVLRTMDDALASRAEGGAHTIVIEGGFWVGKTALAVHWVTRNLDRFPGGCLFADMRGLGPGTPSTPEEVLDGFLQALGAGQADLSGALEVRAARFRSILAERPAVVVLDNIADYSQVRHLLPGGGSVVVATSREHQASLLLRTGGVSIDLPALPVADALTLLASRAGRHRLAADPVAAEAVVRRCGRLPMAVLIVAEHLQQRPDSTLGKIAAQLATDRHRLDLFTSPDPTVNIHGVIDLSYLALPPAAARLFRLLGICPACIVSADSAAVLAGIEPDLAESLLTVLREAHLVTPMPDGRYCIDYLLRAYAHQRALVEEHLRDVEKAQDRVLRWYTARALSANNSLIPNWRDSTIDSLLANFDQGSPGFDEAMSWCQTEVATALQIAKNTRSHLAKDLLWVLPTAFLPYFAITRSWTDWLIAANDGLDAAIAAKSTAGTARSLQVLGWAERDLGRTSEAISHLTQALELFVELGDELPAAWTAHGLALALADSQRHGEAIAHFLVADDRFQALHHGIGVVMNRAALALAFHEAGDRERAVDTAREALSLAQRRDSDDIHSFVHHSLGLLLQRRGEHRAALTHFDAAVSLRQRPWQRWNLADTLIARADSLLALGFRPQATAAYEKAADMLESLRDSRAHEIRARAALGGKPEWAAKNEPAGTVPLFPSWAR, encoded by the coding sequence ATGCGACAAATCAACAGCTTTGCCGAGGCGGTGCACCGGCTGCGCCGTGAGCGGGGAATGAGCCTGGGTGATGTGGCCGCGAAAGCCCGCTACAGCCCGAGCTACTTATCCAAGCTGCTCCACGGCCAACGGCGCCTTCTGCCGGAGGTCGTGCGCCAGATCGACACGGTCCTCGACGCGAAGGGGCAACTCGAACGCCTCGCCGAACAACAACGCTCCGAAGGCTCGGCGGGCGGGGACAAGCCGATGCAGTTGCCCGCCGACGTCCCAGGGTTCGTCGGGCGGACAGACGTCCTGCGGACGATGGACGACGCACTCGCGAGCCGGGCGGAGGGGGGCGCCCATACGATCGTGATCGAAGGAGGCTTCTGGGTCGGGAAAACGGCCCTGGCCGTGCACTGGGTTACTCGAAATCTGGATCGGTTTCCCGGCGGCTGCCTCTTCGCTGATATGCGCGGGCTCGGCCCCGGTACGCCCAGTACGCCGGAGGAGGTACTCGATGGCTTCTTGCAGGCATTGGGTGCCGGTCAAGCAGACCTGAGCGGCGCACTTGAGGTCCGGGCCGCACGGTTCCGATCGATCCTCGCCGAACGCCCAGCCGTGGTGGTCCTCGACAACATCGCTGACTACAGCCAGGTGCGGCATCTGCTGCCCGGCGGCGGCAGCGTCGTCGTTGCTACCAGCCGCGAGCACCAAGCCAGCCTGCTGCTGCGGACCGGCGGCGTGTCGATCGACTTGCCCGCCCTGCCGGTCGCCGACGCACTGACCTTGCTTGCCAGCCGCGCCGGCCGTCATCGGCTAGCCGCGGACCCCGTTGCCGCGGAAGCGGTCGTACGGCGCTGCGGCCGGCTTCCCATGGCGGTCCTGATCGTCGCGGAACACCTCCAGCAGCGTCCCGACAGCACGCTGGGCAAGATCGCCGCCCAGCTGGCGACCGACCGCCACCGGCTGGACCTCTTCACCTCGCCGGACCCTACGGTCAACATCCATGGCGTGATCGACCTGTCCTACCTCGCTCTGCCGCCGGCCGCGGCACGGCTGTTCCGTCTGTTGGGGATCTGTCCCGCGTGCATCGTCAGCGCGGACTCCGCTGCCGTGCTCGCCGGCATCGAACCCGACCTTGCGGAGTCACTTCTCACCGTGCTTCGGGAGGCTCACCTGGTAACGCCCATGCCGGATGGCCGCTACTGCATCGACTACCTCCTCCGGGCGTACGCACATCAGCGTGCGCTGGTCGAGGAGCACCTCCGGGACGTCGAGAAGGCCCAAGACCGGGTTCTCCGGTGGTACACGGCGCGGGCGCTTTCCGCCAACAACTCGCTTATCCCGAACTGGCGTGACTCGACGATCGATAGCCTGCTCGCGAACTTCGACCAAGGCAGCCCTGGCTTCGATGAGGCGATGTCCTGGTGTCAGACCGAGGTCGCGACCGCCCTGCAAATCGCGAAGAACACCCGCAGCCACCTCGCAAAGGACCTCCTGTGGGTCCTACCGACGGCATTCCTCCCGTACTTCGCCATCACTCGAAGCTGGACCGACTGGCTCATTGCCGCCAACGACGGGCTCGACGCCGCGATCGCGGCGAAAAGCACTGCGGGCACTGCTCGTAGCCTGCAAGTCCTCGGCTGGGCCGAGCGGGACCTCGGCCGGACGTCTGAAGCCATCTCGCATCTCACGCAAGCCCTCGAGCTATTCGTCGAACTCGGCGACGAGCTGCCCGCGGCATGGACCGCACACGGCTTGGCGCTCGCTCTCGCCGATAGCCAACGGCACGGTGAAGCGATCGCCCACTTCCTGGTGGCGGACGACCGGTTCCAGGCACTTCACCACGGCATCGGCGTCGTCATGAACCGGGCAGCACTCGCCCTTGCCTTCCATGAGGCCGGTGATCGCGAGCGAGCCGTCGACACTGCGCGCGAGGCGCTGAGTCTCGCTCAAAGGCGTGACTCTGATGACATCCACAGCTTCGTGCACCACAGCCTTGGCCTCCTGCTGCAGCGCAGAGGCGAACATAGGGCGGCTCTTACGCACTTCGATGCCGCGGTCTCCCTTCGCCAGCGTCCGTGGCAACGATGGAACCTCGCTGACACACTGATCGCCCGAGCGGATTCCCTGCTAGCCCTGGGATTTCGTCCGCAGGCCACAGCCGCCTACGAAAAAGCCGCCGACATGCTGGAAAGCCTCCGCGATTCCCGGGCACACGAAATTCGCGCGCGCGCCGCGTTGGGCGGAAAACCTGAGTGGGCAGCGAAGAACGAGCCAGCTGGTACAGTTCCACTCTTTCCTTCGTGGGCACGATAA
- a CDS encoding carbon monoxide dehydrogenase maturation protein: MTWPHAESMRRLVAEVDPSGGDLAMRFGLPAAPGLVSLAAAARRTRDPAVVWDHTQALPGGARALVAPPGGTHARAALSTLATAPDGPLLPVVARDEGVVVFADCGRVDPGSPAEAIARCADALVLVIGSQGDDLAHAAARLGELARWTPRPGLLLTGDGYPTVDVERELGVPAIGRLPHDPAAAATLTGHRPPSARRRGDNGGLARHAAALARTLAEPATPIASPPATMPPGVPGVPAQQVRRPGGVLISPPGLGPHPASAPPPQVRDPRHNGHQPSSAGKEQRA; this comes from the coding sequence ATGACCTGGCCGCATGCCGAGAGCATGCGCCGTCTGGTCGCCGAGGTCGACCCGTCCGGAGGCGATCTGGCGATGCGGTTCGGCCTGCCGGCCGCCCCAGGGCTGGTGAGCCTCGCCGCCGCGGCACGCCGCACCCGTGATCCCGCGGTGGTGTGGGACCACACCCAAGCGTTGCCCGGCGGCGCCCGCGCGCTGGTGGCCCCGCCGGGTGGCACGCACGCGCGCGCCGCACTGTCGACCCTGGCCACGGCCCCGGACGGGCCGCTGCTGCCCGTCGTGGCCCGCGACGAGGGTGTGGTGGTGTTCGCGGATTGCGGGCGGGTGGATCCCGGATCACCGGCCGAGGCGATCGCGCGCTGCGCCGATGCTCTGGTGTTGGTGATTGGTTCTCAGGGCGACGACCTCGCCCACGCCGCGGCGCGGCTGGGGGAACTGGCGCGCTGGACGCCACGCCCCGGCTTGTTGCTGACCGGTGATGGTTATCCGACCGTGGATGTCGAGCGTGAGCTGGGGGTACCCGCGATCGGGCGTCTCCCGCACGACCCGGCCGCTGCCGCCACGCTGACCGGTCATCGGCCGCCATCCGCTCGCCGCCGCGGTGACAACGGTGGCCTTGCCCGCCACGCTGCCGCTCTCGCCCGCACCCTGGCCGAACCCGCCACTCCCATCGCCTCACCACCGGCGACCATGCCGCCCGGTGTCCCGGGTGTACCTGCCCAGCAGGTGCGCCGGCCCGGTGGCGTGCTCATCAGCCCGCCCGGCCTCGGGCCACACCCGGCGTCCGCGCCGCCGCCGCAGGTGAGGGATCCGCGACACAACGGCCATCAGCCCAGCTCTGCCGGGAAGGAGCAACGCGCATGA
- a CDS encoding CpaF family protein, with the protein MTEADHPAMSAAATGPRDAEQRLRARLRQALTTDLPGRVETVSRTSGGALSVARRREIGREVLDTAVAAHSETELLAGRALVDSATEQRVVDQVLDEVFGLGGLQPLLADRSVETIAVNRFDRVFVQYNDGRRAQVAPVAASDVEFTDLIRTLAARASSEERRFDRGSPALNLQLPGGERLFAVLGLTAGGVTACTIRRHGYLTATLPQLRRRGTLDIGLERFLRAMVRARKNVLITGGTGAGKTTLLRGLAAEMDPLERIVTVEDAFELGLDRDPELHADVTALQAREPNVEGEGAIDQAELVRWGLRMSPDRVIVGEIRGSEVIPMCNAMSQGNDGSMATLHASSSKIAFTRLASYAAQGPERLPLEATALLVASAVHFVVHLDRATDRTTRVIASIREVIDAEDGAVISNEVYRRGPDRRAVPVAGALRADTLDDLAAAGFDPDLLARPEGWWTP; encoded by the coding sequence ATGACAGAGGCCGACCACCCCGCCATGTCCGCCGCCGCGACCGGCCCGAGGGATGCCGAGCAGCGGTTACGCGCCCGGCTCCGGCAGGCGTTGACCACGGACCTGCCCGGCCGGGTCGAGACCGTGTCCCGGACGAGCGGCGGTGCGTTGAGCGTGGCGCGGCGTCGCGAGATCGGCCGCGAGGTCCTCGACACCGCGGTCGCCGCACACAGTGAGACCGAACTCCTGGCCGGGCGTGCCCTGGTGGATTCGGCTACGGAGCAGCGGGTCGTCGACCAGGTCTTGGACGAGGTGTTCGGCTTGGGCGGGCTGCAGCCGCTGCTGGCGGATCGCTCGGTGGAGACGATCGCGGTCAACCGCTTCGACCGGGTGTTCGTGCAGTACAACGACGGTCGCCGTGCCCAGGTGGCGCCGGTGGCGGCGTCGGACGTGGAGTTCACCGACCTGATCCGCACTCTCGCGGCTCGGGCGTCGTCGGAGGAGCGCCGGTTCGATCGTGGCAGTCCGGCGCTGAACCTCCAGCTTCCCGGCGGCGAGCGGCTCTTCGCGGTCCTCGGTTTGACGGCGGGTGGGGTGACGGCGTGCACGATCCGCCGGCACGGCTACCTCACCGCCACCCTCCCGCAGTTACGTCGCCGCGGCACCCTCGACATCGGGCTGGAACGGTTCTTGCGCGCGATGGTGCGGGCGCGGAAGAACGTGCTGATCACCGGCGGAACCGGCGCAGGGAAGACCACGCTCCTGCGGGGCCTGGCGGCGGAGATGGACCCGCTGGAGCGGATCGTCACGGTCGAGGACGCCTTCGAACTCGGTCTCGACCGGGATCCCGAGCTGCACGCCGACGTCACCGCCCTGCAGGCCCGCGAACCCAACGTCGAGGGCGAGGGCGCCATCGATCAGGCGGAGCTGGTCCGCTGGGGCCTGCGCATGTCCCCGGACCGGGTCATCGTCGGCGAGATCCGCGGGTCTGAGGTCATCCCGATGTGCAACGCCATGTCACAGGGCAATGACGGCTCCATGGCCACCCTCCATGCCAGTAGTTCGAAGATCGCGTTCACCCGCCTCGCCTCCTATGCCGCCCAGGGACCGGAGCGGCTCCCGTTGGAGGCCACTGCGCTGCTCGTCGCGTCAGCGGTGCATTTCGTGGTCCACCTCGACCGCGCCACCGACCGGACGACACGGGTGATCGCCTCGATCCGGGAGGTGATCGACGCCGAGGACGGGGCGGTGATCTCCAACGAGGTCTACCGCCGCGGCCCGGACCGCCGCGCCGTCCCGGTGGCCGGCGCTCTGCGTGCCGACACCCTCGACGACCTCGCCGCAGCCGGATTCGACCCCGACCTGCTGGCCCGTCCGGAGGGGTGGTGGACACCATGA
- a CDS encoding DUF6355 family natural product biosynthesis protein yields MQPATRSISSVSWIISGSSFDYSVPLLLRVEDMIGISRTRAVRYGLAGAVAALAVAGSGVTANAAMAREAAAGSPVTVSEGCGFLGWGKYRHCDGGTGSTVMLDVEDIFGGLFRYCVGPGTTDLQPVIRWRVTGAWWNGGFGCIPGYYGPA; encoded by the coding sequence ATGCAACCCGCCACGAGATCGATTTCATCGGTCTCGTGGATTATCAGTGGCTCGTCGTTCGACTATTCGGTTCCATTACTCTTAAGGGTTGAGGATATGATTGGAATTTCGCGGACTCGTGCGGTTCGATACGGTTTGGCTGGAGCGGTCGCAGCGCTCGCGGTCGCAGGGTCGGGTGTGACGGCAAACGCTGCCATGGCAAGGGAAGCAGCGGCTGGCAGTCCTGTCACCGTCAGCGAGGGATGTGGCTTTCTCGGCTGGGGAAAGTATCGGCACTGCGATGGCGGTACCGGGTCCACTGTGATGCTGGACGTCGAGGATATCTTTGGTGGTCTCTTCCGCTACTGCGTCGGGCCCGGCACGACCGATCTCCAGCCGGTCATCAGATGGCGGGTGACTGGTGCCTGGTGGAACGGGGGCTTCGGCTGTATTCCGGGCTATTACGGCCCAGCGTGA
- a CDS encoding prepilin peptidase: protein MQLTASSWWWSCGAAAGLVLGAAASGLTRRFLRQERRLAAAWWFGAVLTAATLGLLGWRVGARGELAVYGFVTVLAVPLAVIDWCEHRLPRALMWPLLAGAMAGFAVLCLVRRDPAPGVRALAALAAAGGLFLILAMATSGGIGAGDVSAAAVVGLVTGWIGWAQVAGALLTASLLALVMVAAPGVRRRDDDGTVVVPFGPCLLAGTLVMVLANG from the coding sequence GTGCAGCTGACGGCGAGCAGCTGGTGGTGGAGTTGCGGTGCCGCCGCCGGCCTGGTGCTCGGTGCGGCGGCGAGCGGGCTCACACGCCGGTTCCTGCGACAGGAGCGGAGGCTGGCCGCAGCGTGGTGGTTCGGCGCGGTGCTCACGGCCGCCACCCTCGGCTTGCTGGGCTGGCGAGTGGGAGCACGCGGCGAACTCGCCGTCTACGGGTTCGTGACCGTCCTGGCGGTTCCCCTGGCGGTAATAGACTGGTGCGAACACCGGCTTCCCCGGGCCTTGATGTGGCCTCTGCTTGCCGGCGCCATGGCGGGTTTCGCTGTCCTGTGTTTGGTCCGTCGCGACCCCGCGCCGGGTGTACGAGCGCTTGCCGCACTCGCCGCAGCGGGAGGACTGTTCCTTATTCTCGCCATGGCCACCAGCGGGGGTATCGGTGCCGGCGACGTCAGCGCCGCCGCCGTGGTCGGACTGGTGACCGGTTGGATCGGCTGGGCCCAGGTCGCCGGGGCACTGCTGACGGCCTCGTTGCTCGCGCTGGTCATGGTCGCTGCGCCCGGCGTCCGACGCCGTGATGACGACGGCACCGTGGTGGTGCCGTTCGGCCCGTGCCTTCTGGCCGGCACGCTGGTTATGGTGCTGGCGAACGGTTAG
- a CDS encoding type II secretion system F family protein — MNIHTTMLAAALGLGAGVGLLLIVAAWRRPAAVPSSSRPHTLLRAARDRAGGRRVLLRLAVAVGAGALTGAATGWVGGAVLAAAAAWFLPRLVGPDRAHARRVARIEAIASWTEMLRDVLSAAAGLEQAILATAPLAPAAIRGEVTTLTARLESGQRLAPALRALARELDDPTADLVLAALVLAAEHQARQLGDLLGSLATTAREQAAMRMRVETGRARTRTSVRVIVATTLAFAAGVVLFNRAYLDVYNAATGQIVLLLIGSLFAAGFAWLARIATGGRQPRVLALDTPEATRPRDGEGVTVGGGERS; from the coding sequence ATGAACATCCACACCACCATGCTCGCCGCCGCTCTCGGCTTGGGGGCGGGCGTCGGTCTGCTGCTGATCGTGGCCGCCTGGCGCCGGCCCGCGGCAGTGCCGTCGTCCTCGCGTCCTCACACGTTGCTGCGCGCCGCACGCGACCGGGCCGGAGGCCGACGGGTGCTGCTGCGCCTGGCCGTGGCGGTCGGCGCGGGCGCGCTGACCGGGGCCGCGACCGGGTGGGTGGGCGGCGCGGTGCTGGCCGCCGCTGCGGCGTGGTTCCTGCCCCGCCTGGTCGGCCCGGACCGCGCCCACGCCCGCCGGGTCGCGCGGATCGAGGCGATCGCGTCGTGGACGGAGATGCTGCGCGACGTCCTGTCCGCCGCGGCAGGGCTCGAGCAAGCCATCCTCGCCACCGCCCCGCTTGCGCCCGCGGCCATCCGGGGCGAGGTCACCACCCTCACCGCGAGGCTGGAAAGCGGGCAGCGCCTGGCGCCGGCCCTGCGAGCACTCGCGCGCGAGCTGGACGACCCGACCGCAGACCTCGTCCTGGCCGCCCTCGTCCTCGCGGCCGAGCACCAGGCCCGCCAGCTCGGCGACCTGCTCGGCTCCCTGGCCACCACCGCCCGCGAGCAGGCCGCGATGCGGATGCGCGTGGAGACCGGCCGCGCCAGGACCCGGACCTCGGTGCGGGTCATCGTCGCCACCACCCTCGCCTTCGCCGCCGGGGTCGTGCTGTTCAACCGGGCCTACCTCGACGTCTACAACGCCGCCACCGGCCAGATCGTCCTGCTGCTCATCGGGTCCCTGTTCGCCGCCGGGTTCGCCTGGCTCGCCCGGATCGCGACCGGCGGACGGCAACCACGGGTCCTCGCCCTGGACACCCCAGAGGCGACCCGTCCGCGAGACGGCGAGGGCGTGACCGTCGGGGGAGGTGAGCGTTCATGA